The region GAGCCGCGCGGCGGCACCGGTCGGTGCCCCGCGGCCTGCGGCTGGCGACGATAGCGGTGCTGGCCAGCGGATACTGCTGGCTGGCCAGCGTGCTGGCGCTCGCGCTCTTCCCCGACGTGGTCTGAGCCGGTCCGGCCGCGCCGGGTCGTTCCGAACCGGTCCGGCCGGGACGGGGCCTGTGATCAGCGGGGGCGGGGGGCTCGCTGCCGCTGCTCCACGGCCCGTTGCAGCGCCCGGTAGATCTGACCGAACTTCAGCGCGTCGTGGGTCTGGAGGACCCGGATCGGCTGGCCGTGCCAGCGCACCCAGATCTCCAGCCGGTGCGAACCCCGGGTGTAGGACCGGTCCAGGAATTCGAGCAGCAGGTCGGCGACCGGGGCGACGGCGAGCCCGACCAGGCACGATGCGCCGACGATGGCGAGCGTGACGGTGAACGAGGTGTGGAAGCGGATAGCGAGGCCGATGCCGAGTACGGCGGCGACCACCGGACCGATCAACCCGAAACCGAGCGCACCCCGTCCGGCCAGTACGCGCCAGGAGCGGCTGCCACGCTGGTGCCAGATTTCGGCCAGTTCGGGCAGGGGATAGGCGCGTTCGCCGACCCGGATCGCCTCGGAGGTGACCCGTACGGACCGGTCGTCGTAATAGGTGATCATGTGCTTCACGTCCTGGTCACGGGGACACCAGACAACGTACCCAACGAGTGGCGTCGTAGTGTGGGTGTGCGACTTCGATGTGGAGGTGGAGTGTGGGCGACTTCGTCCGGCTGGAGATCAGCGACGGTATCGGCACGATCCGGCTGGAGCGGCCGCCGATGAACGCGCTGAACACCACGGTGCAGGAGGAGTTGCGGGCCGCTGCCGCCGCCGTCACCACGGACCCCGACGTCCGTGCGGTCATAGTCTACGGCGGCGAGAAGGTGTTCGCCGCCGGCGCGGACATCAAGGAGATGGCCGACATGTCGTACGTGGACATGGCGGCCCGAGCGGTCGAACTGTCCAGCGCGCTCGGCGCCATCGCCCGGATCCCCAAGCCGGTGGTCGCGGCGATCACCGGTTACGCCCTCGGCGGCGGCTGCGAACTGGCGCTCGCCTGTGACTGGCGGGTCGCCGCCGACGACGCGAAGCTCGGTCAGCCG is a window of Micromonospora sp. NBC_01699 DNA encoding:
- a CDS encoding DUF6232 family protein, with amino-acid sequence MITYYDDRSVRVTSEAIRVGERAYPLPELAEIWHQRGSRSWRVLAGRGALGFGLIGPVVAAVLGIGLAIRFHTSFTVTLAIVGASCLVGLAVAPVADLLLEFLDRSYTRGSHRLEIWVRWHGQPIRVLQTHDALKFGQIYRALQRAVEQRQRAPRPR
- a CDS encoding enoyl-CoA hydratase-related protein, coding for MGDFVRLEISDGIGTIRLERPPMNALNTTVQEELRAAAAAVTTDPDVRAVIVYGGEKVFAAGADIKEMADMSYVDMAARAVELSSALGAIARIPKPVVAAITGYALGGGCELALACDWRVAADDAKLGQPEIRLGIIPGAGGTQRLARLVGPARAKDLIMSGRMVDAAEALAIGLVDRVVPADRVYAEAVALVSPYVSGPAQALRAAKLAVDGGLDMDLASGLAWESQLFAALFATDDRREGMAAFVAKRKPDFTGR